Proteins encoded in a region of the Malaciobacter mytili LMG 24559 genome:
- a CDS encoding transcriptional regulator translates to MEDFIAESQNSKEILNSAKLLQSVNIHALIFGEIGVGKKTLAKYIVPNAVLFDARELQNDIVQNLIDIKKESIIIDKIENVTNVDLLIKWIEDNEIRVIATTKASNLNPKFLELFSITLNIPPLSQREEDLKLLTQKFSNEASKVLRVDKIIPSKLMLNTTKNAHSLRKSIYFSYLFETIGEDEILMFLENYMLANLKGDNSYKDFLYLFEVPLLKASKKKYKSQVQMAKHLGLNRITLRKKLEIHEELL, encoded by the coding sequence ATGGAAGATTTTATCGCAGAGTCACAAAACTCCAAAGAAATTTTAAATTCAGCAAAACTTTTACAATCTGTAAATATTCATGCTTTAATCTTTGGAGAAATTGGAGTTGGCAAAAAGACTTTAGCCAAATATATTGTCCCTAATGCAGTACTTTTTGATGCAAGAGAATTACAAAATGATATTGTTCAGAATTTAATAGATATAAAAAAAGAATCAATAATTATAGATAAAATTGAAAATGTCACTAATGTTGATTTACTTATAAAGTGGATTGAAGACAATGAAATAAGAGTTATAGCCACAACAAAAGCTTCAAATTTAAATCCCAAATTTCTTGAACTATTTTCTATTACTTTAAATATCCCTCCTTTATCTCAAAGGGAAGAAGATTTAAAACTTTTAACTCAAAAATTTTCCAATGAAGCAAGCAAAGTTCTAAGAGTAGATAAAATTATCCCTTCAAAACTAATGTTAAATACTACAAAAAATGCACATAGTTTAAGAAAATCAATCTATTTTTCATATTTATTTGAAACAATTGGAGAAGATGAGATTTTAATGTTTTTAGAAAACTATATGCTTGCAAACTTAAAAGGTGATAATTCATATAAAGACTTTTTATATCTTTTTGAAGTACCTTTATTAAAAGCATCTAAGAAAAAATATAAATCACAAGTACAAATGGCTAAACATTTAGGTTTAAATAGAATTACTCTAAGAAAAAAACTAGAAATACATGAAGAGTTACTATAA
- a CDS encoding ammonium transporter family protein, translating into MENFADVKYILDGFLFIIAGILVMWMAAGFAMLEAGLTRTKNNATVLTKNVALFAISCIMFYFVGYNLMYGEGSSFIGSGAMLSGKTNEDMGYPVMADFFFQVVFVATAASVISGTIAERMKLWPFLIFVVVLSGLIYPIQGHWTWGGSELGGLLTGFSDFAGSTIVHSVGGWAALAGVLILGARKGKYGRNGTVRPIPGSNLTLATLGTFILWMGWFGFNGGSQLALGSKTDIDGIAMVVADTNMAACAGAIAAAILTQLIYRKVDLTMVLNGALAGLVSVTAGPDLGMVVSFIEGIVGGVLVVVAVPLWDKLKIDDPVGALSVHLVAGIWGTLAVGIFNPEVSFIAQLKGVVIIGIFVFVSSFIVWKILDMVMGLRVSEEVEVNGLDIHETGLEAYPEFKRA; encoded by the coding sequence ATGGAAAATTTTGCAGATGTTAAATATATCTTAGATGGATTCCTATTTATAATTGCAGGAATTCTTGTTATGTGGATGGCGGCTGGTTTTGCTATGTTAGAAGCAGGACTTACTAGAACAAAAAATAATGCTACGGTTTTAACAAAGAATGTTGCACTTTTTGCTATTTCTTGTATTATGTTCTATTTTGTTGGTTATAACCTAATGTATGGAGAAGGTTCATCTTTTATTGGAAGTGGAGCGATGCTTTCAGGTAAAACAAATGAAGATATGGGTTACCCTGTAATGGCTGACTTTTTCTTTCAAGTTGTGTTTGTAGCAACTGCTGCATCAGTAATTTCAGGAACAATTGCTGAAAGAATGAAATTATGGCCATTTCTAATCTTTGTGGTTGTTTTAAGTGGTTTAATTTATCCAATTCAAGGTCACTGGACATGGGGAGGAAGTGAGTTAGGTGGATTACTTACTGGATTTTCTGACTTTGCTGGTTCTACAATTGTTCACTCTGTTGGTGGATGGGCTGCTCTTGCTGGAGTACTAATCTTAGGTGCTAGAAAGGGTAAATATGGAAGAAATGGAACTGTAAGACCAATTCCTGGTTCAAATTTAACTCTAGCAACACTTGGTACATTTATTTTATGGATGGGATGGTTTGGATTTAATGGTGGTTCTCAACTAGCGTTAGGTTCGAAAACTGATATTGATGGTATTGCAATGGTTGTTGCTGATACAAATATGGCTGCTTGTGCTGGTGCAATTGCAGCAGCAATTTTAACTCAACTTATTTATAGAAAAGTTGATTTAACAATGGTATTAAATGGTGCATTAGCTGGTTTAGTATCTGTTACAGCAGGTCCTGATTTAGGAATGGTAGTTTCATTTATTGAAGGTATTGTTGGTGGAGTTTTAGTAGTAGTTGCAGTTCCATTATGGGATAAATTAAAAATTGATGATCCTGTAGGGGCTTTATCAGTACACTTAGTAGCAGGAATTTGGGGAACACTTGCAGTAGGTATTTTTAATCCTGAAGTATCTTTTATCGCACAATTAAAAGGTGTAGTTATAATTGGTATTTTTGTTTTTGTATCTTCTTTTATTGTATGGAAAATTCTTGATATGGTAATGGGATTAAGAGTAAGTGAAGAAGTGGAAGTAAATGGGCTTGATATACATGAAACAGGTTTAGAAGCATAT
- a CDS encoding [protein-PII] uridylyltransferase family protein, which produces MLNELTLQIEDLISNNASDFEISKVFKNHIKNYKNSINTILETTGGKDFFVKNTKHTDKFLILLYKYILRKNFGSYQPMSTSIPITLVALGSYGREQLCIYSDIDLMILYEDVKGYNLRQMMEEFITLAWDCGLKLGSRVHELSEIQEAVKEDITIKTSIIESRMIYGSKYLWYAYEKTLNKIRKTDVKQFVLQKLEEHKQRLLKYPLRMEPNIKDGYGGLRESNMVYWMAYIAYGVKSTKDLINKEISEDEYKKYRSSLEYLFQVRNALHNISKKKLDLVNFDVLPELSSKLGFVNKPRYTKERQCMSKLLTSLHNIHFFSSVMVKKFTRILLNEKTSIKFIKSCRIEKNLYLHENKIYTSYNRKPIFLNNFLKELISLPNEVQAFDNSYIYYASKTKLPTKQTKELKKNIKTLLYKANLYPIIKLLYNANLFQAIIPISKKIINQPQFDGYHQLPVDIHSIKALSKIENIEDVYVKEIYNSLSESEKSVAKLAALLHDVGKGRTVDHHISGEKLFKNFASSLGLEESHIQMGATLVRYHNKMSAYAKNEDIYSEKIILSFTGLLKTKTMLKMLYVLTYADISAVGENVYNSSIASLLKELYSQSLPAFENEDLLNESARRIAKLNAIKNLKRYKELSPLMQRKINYISSNQIFLRLKADDILEMAIKAKDVKDYIYKIINEEQLIIRIIRKEPLNLGFLLGKLEFLNIFSMNIFKLYDEKKAFEITFSEKVEEGDLLYIKDIIENSFDMSKTTKLIKPLIKKSEIIVNCNHSAYLASLQVRAKDQKGLFAYIAKIFDDFNIEIESAKLATTKGYTRDLILIEKNGNFCANQEEIVSLICSQE; this is translated from the coding sequence ATGTTAAATGAACTAACTTTACAAATAGAAGATTTAATTTCAAATAATGCAAGTGATTTTGAGATTTCTAAAGTATTTAAAAATCATATTAAAAACTACAAAAACTCTATAAATACTATCTTAGAAACCACAGGTGGAAAAGATTTTTTTGTAAAAAACACAAAACATACTGATAAGTTTTTAATTCTTTTATACAAATATATACTTAGAAAAAATTTTGGTTCATATCAACCAATGAGCACTTCAATACCTATTACTTTAGTTGCACTTGGAAGTTATGGTAGAGAACAACTTTGTATTTATTCTGATATTGATTTAATGATTTTATATGAAGATGTAAAAGGATATAACTTAAGACAAATGATGGAAGAGTTTATTACTCTTGCTTGGGATTGTGGATTAAAATTAGGTTCAAGAGTGCATGAATTAAGTGAAATACAAGAGGCAGTAAAAGAAGATATTACTATTAAAACTTCTATTATTGAATCAAGGATGATTTATGGTTCAAAATATCTTTGGTATGCCTATGAGAAGACTTTAAATAAGATTAGAAAGACAGATGTAAAACAGTTTGTTTTACAAAAATTAGAAGAGCATAAGCAAAGACTTTTAAAATATCCTCTTAGAATGGAGCCAAATATTAAAGATGGATATGGGGGATTAAGAGAGTCTAATATGGTATATTGGATGGCATATATTGCTTATGGAGTAAAAAGTACAAAAGATTTAATAAATAAAGAAATCTCAGAAGATGAATATAAAAAATATAGAAGCTCCCTAGAGTATCTTTTTCAAGTAAGAAATGCTTTACATAATATTTCTAAAAAGAAACTAGATTTAGTAAACTTTGATGTTTTACCAGAACTAAGTTCAAAACTTGGGTTTGTTAATAAACCAAGATATACAAAAGAGCGACAATGTATGTCTAAGCTTTTAACATCATTACATAATATTCACTTCTTTTCATCTGTTATGGTAAAAAAATTTACAAGAATTTTACTAAATGAAAAGACAAGTATAAAATTTATAAAAAGTTGTAGAATAGAAAAAAATCTTTATTTACATGAAAATAAAATTTATACTTCATATAATAGAAAACCAATATTTTTAAATAACTTTTTAAAAGAGTTAATCTCCTTGCCAAATGAAGTTCAAGCCTTTGATAACTCATATATTTATTATGCAAGTAAAACAAAATTGCCCACAAAACAAACTAAAGAGTTAAAGAAAAATATTAAAACTTTACTATATAAAGCAAATCTTTATCCAATTATTAAGCTTTTATATAATGCAAATTTATTTCAAGCAATTATTCCTATTTCAAAAAAGATTATAAATCAACCTCAATTTGATGGATACCATCAACTTCCAGTTGATATACACTCAATAAAAGCTTTAAGTAAAATAGAAAATATTGAAGATGTATATGTAAAAGAGATTTATAACTCACTAAGTGAAAGTGAAAAATCAGTGGCAAAACTTGCTGCATTATTGCATGATGTGGGTAAAGGAAGAACTGTTGATCATCATATTTCAGGAGAAAAGCTTTTTAAAAATTTTGCTTCTTCTTTAGGCTTAGAAGAGAGTCATATTCAAATGGGTGCTACTTTAGTTAGATACCATAATAAAATGAGTGCTTACGCAAAAAATGAAGATATTTATTCAGAAAAAATCATTTTAAGTTTTACAGGATTATTAAAAACTAAAACTATGTTAAAAATGCTTTATGTACTAACTTATGCTGATATTTCAGCAGTGGGAGAAAATGTATATAATAGCTCAATTGCTTCACTATTAAAAGAGTTATATTCACAATCTTTACCAGCTTTTGAAAATGAAGACTTATTAAATGAAAGTGCAAGAAGAATTGCAAAATTAAATGCTATAAAAAATCTAAAAAGATATAAAGAACTCTCACCTTTAATGCAAAGAAAAATAAACTATATTTCATCAAATCAAATCTTCTTAAGACTAAAAGCTGATGATATTTTAGAAATGGCAATTAAAGCTAAAGATGTAAAAGATTATATATATAAAATAATCAATGAAGAACAACTAATAATTAGAATTATTAGAAAAGAACCATTAAATCTTGGTTTTTTACTTGGAAAACTAGAGTTTTTAAATATTTTTAGTATGAATATTTTTAAACTTTATGATGAGAAAAAAGCTTTTGAGATTACTTTTAGTGAAAAGGTAGAAGAAGGTGACCTTTTATATATAAAAGATATAATTGAAAACTCTTTTGATATGAGTAAAACTACAAAACTAATTAAACCATTGATTAAAAAAAGTGAGATTATTGTAAATTGTAATCATAGTGCTTATCTTGCCTCACTACAAGTAAGAGCAAAGGACCAAAAAGGTCTTTTTGCCTATATTGCAAAGATTTTTGATGATTTTAATATTGAAATTGAAAGTGCAAAATTAGCAACTACAAAAGGTTATACACGAGATTTGATTTTAATTGAGAAAAATGGAAATTTTTGTGCAAATCAAGAAGAGATAGTTTCTCTTATTTGTTCACAAGAGTAA